The genomic region gaCTTTACTTTAAGTACagtaaaaatatatcaaggGAAAATATATACTGTTTGTAGTTAAGCGGTCCAAGAAGTATTTGTACGCAAACTAACTTTTTTGCATTGTTAACTGTTTTCAAAGGCAGTAACATCCATTTCAATTTGAGCACCTAAAGGCATTCTACCTACCACAGCCGTGCCAGCAGCTCTATCGGCTTGAGAATAGTTGGTGCAAACCGCATGTAAGTCTTCGTAATACTTTTATGTTCAAGATTAAAGCTAGATGACTCCGAAGTGTTCATCACATTCTGAGCAACTCACACTGATCTTCTCCAATGCCCTTTCTTTCCGCCAGTTTGTTTTCAACTATTAAGGAATCTGaccagaaacaaaaacaaatccattttgtttttttcactttttcttgaaacttAGAACAAAACATATACTACACAATACACAATCAGCAACAGTCGTAACAACGTCCATCACTCTCCAACTTCTCTGCTCGAATCtctacataataatatatcaatTTTACCGTCTGGAACATCATCGCTACCTAGCTCTTTGTGAACCGCTACCATCAGCATGTACAGTGGTACTTCGTGTTATCTGCAGCGAGAACTTCGACGTTTGCCAAATCAAGCCAATGTGGTAATAACCACACCTCCGAGATCTGCTCCAAAAGATACTCCAGTTTCTGCcgaaatattttattgtaGAACAAGCCTATCAGCATCGAGAGGAAAGGCGTCCAATGCGGCGGTTTAGATGGGATAACTCCCAGCGCAATCTGTTCCCGCAAGTGCATTCCTAAACTTAATTCATACCTGTTCCTCAGCTGTTGATGATGCCTGCAAAATTGCAGCTTGACGTACTGCGGACCCTGCAGTCCAGCGCTTGTCATAGAACGCAAACGCTGAAAAACTCCAAGTTTCTCGAGTGCCTCCACAACGACCGTATCGTCTTTTGCCTCCCATTCTTCCTGGCACTTTTTTTCGTCCCAGTTCAAAAAGTACTGCAGCACCTCCGTCTTTGATTCAGCAAGTTGCTCCATACTTTGAAATACAACTCTTTGATTTGCCTTCCAGACATGCGGAAAACTCGGCTCCCTTGCTTGCCTCTTGTCGAATCCAGTACACTAAttgtttctcttcttctagtaATAGCCAGGTACCaagcatattttttttgtatctGAGAGTAGAtctctctcttttttacggtaaaaaatctcaaatatCCAACAGGGTCCCCATGATATGGCTCAATATCTTCCAAgtattctttgtattcctCGTCGTTTCGCAGCATTCTCTCCACAGCTAGTGCTTCCAAGCTATCCTCCGATACGATACTTTCTGGGCGAGCCCAGCAGACGCAGAGCTcgaacattttttttgacagCCCTTGCATAATCCGTATTGTGTGAATACTCCCTCTGGGCAGAAGTATATTATCGATACCATACAGGAAAAGATGTTTAATTTCATCGGACCGAAAGCCAAGAAACTCTAATACATTCATTTCTCAGAAGTATTGGGAATTGTGCtttcagtttctttctctctAGCGAGACCATTTGACTTCCTTTCCGCTTATATGGCTCTTTATCAATGTCAGTGGCTGGATGGAATCTATTACTCTCAGCATTTCCACCTGTATTGGAGTCCTCGTTGGTGCTAGCAGTGGTACTGGCGGTGGGTAGTAGCACTAGTCCTGGcgttggtgctggcggtggtaacagcactagtcctagcattggtgctggcggtggtaacagcactagtcctagcattggtgctggcggtggtaacagcactagtcctagcattggtgctggcggtggtaacagcactagtcctagcattggtactatcagcagtattagcactagtcctagcattggtgctggcggtggtaacagcactagtcctagcattggtgctggcggtggtaacagcactagtcctagcattggtgctggcggtggtaacagcactagtcctagcattggtgctggcggtggtaacagcactagtccctagcattggtactatcagcagtattagcactagtcctagcattggtgctggcggtggtaacagcactagtcctgacgttggtgctggcggtggtaacagcactagtcctagcattggtactatcagCAGTATTAGCATCAGTattagcattggtactatcagCAGTATTAGCATTAGTGCTAGCATTAGTACTTGGCATTGGTGCTAGCATTAGTACTGGCGTTAGTgctagcattggtgctagCATTAgtactagcattggtactagcattggtactagcattggtactatcaTGAATGCCCGCGTTGCTGTCCTCATCGCTGCTGCAATAATCTCTGTACCTGTCACTACTACTTCTCTCTTGTGAACTAGACGGTAACGCAGCAACCGACATGGAGGCTGTGGCCTGATTTTCAGCCAATCTGTCCATTCTCTTTATCAGTTCCACTGTGTCTGCCGACAGGTCGTCCTGGAGCCACAGCATCCAACATGCTGGcccttttttcctttctttgattcaaGTCCATAAAACTCGCGTACCTGTTCGGTTATACAGCCTTCCTTAATTGGTGATAATTCACCCCTACGATTCCTTGCCGCCCAACTGTTTTTTCTAGATAATAGATAACAGAGGCCTCCTTCTCTTAGTCTTCCCACGCCTTGAATGAGctcaataatattaagtcTATTATCAAGCGTgatcaccatcatcaattCCTTAATGTCAATTCCTTCAGTCACTAATTTTGTTCCGATGAGAACTCGCATGCCACCGTCAGTGACAAACTCCTCCGTGCGAGACACCTTTTCCGCAGCACCCAGCTTCCCGTGTATCCATACCACCTTGAAATACTCCCTCCAAGAGCAGGCCAGTTCTTCCACTTGTTTGGTTGTGCTAGCAATTACAATGGCCTTCGACTCTGGTTCAGTTTCAAACAGGGCTAAAAGAAGCTTCAGTGCTTCTTCGGGAGGTGATtccacttttttccaaattttatGCACATGCCCTAAAGGCACCTCAGATTTCTCCTTAATCAGATTGAACATCTGTGTGGGATAGCTGGATAAACCCCTGCTGAGGTCTTCCGACCGTTTGAGCTCGTTGATGTCCATCGATTTCTTGCTCAGTCCCGTAAGCCCTATGCGCTGCAACGCAGCATCAGCTACAGCCTCAGGTGCTGTGCCGCTCAAAAAGATTGCTTTCTCGAAAGCGTCAAAATCGAGGTTCCTTATGCCCCCAAATTGCGGCTGCCGGTAGACCTCCGTTTCCAAGTTGTGAAACTCATCTACAATGAGGTAACCCAACTTTACATTGTTGGTCCTAAAGGTGCACTCAACAATATTATCCCAACCAGCTATCCTGTCTGTGAAGTTGGCGCTAGCAAGGTCATCGTAGATCCCCACGTATAAATCAGTAACACCATCGTAACCCtcttcaataaagtttCTTACAGTGGCCACATTCAAGCAACCGCCTCGGCGCAACCTGATCATGCAATTAGCAAGCAACACTGTGTACGGTACAAACAGAAACGACACATGTTTCACGTCGCTCTTGGACGCGAGTGCTATTAAGGGAAGATGAAACAACTCCGTCTTACCATAGCCCGGTGAGGCTTGTACTGCCACAGAGGGTGTGTCTGCCATGTATATTTCATAACATAAGCGCAACTGATGCAAGTCCCTGAATTCAAAGGATCTGCCAAAAAGTTTCCGACCTGCGACGAGGATATCGTTTGTGCTCTTGGGCTCTCGGGGCCTTTTTCGCGTTGcactcaaaaaattttgatgatgatctGAACTCGCTTCGCCTGCTACTGCTGCTACTACATCTCTCGCATTCCGAGTACTGGAGAAGGAACAATGGTAGTCTCTTTCAAGGCCTAACCATTGAATCCAGCGCTCGGAAGCTCGCTCCTGCAATAAAGTGGCGGTCGTTCCACTGACACTGGTTAACGAAAAGGAATCCACACCGTAAATGTTTCGCCCTGTTTGAACGGAATGGTTGGCCATGAGTTCACTCGTCGCCGACTCGTACAAATCTGTTTCAAATCTGCTACCTACGCAGTGCCGCCCTAGGGCAATCAACCCCTGGCGCATCTCCCGAAAATTCAGCTTCTGAGGTGCATTCTTCGGAAGTTCCCTCATGTACTGTCGAAAAGTTGCATATTCAACGAGACAGCCCTTAGCGGTATTCAGAAACATGTAGGAATACAAAACTATCCTCGAAGTATCTCGATTTGTTACTTGATTTGGATCCTCAAACCCCACGACATCCA from Saccharomyces mikatae IFO 1815 strain IFO1815 genome assembly, chromosome: 7 harbors:
- the SMKI07G0030 gene encoding DEAD/DEAH box helicase, which produces MQWIGKDLLKKLSFPSWLKKNVQKFLTFVEDEPDFQSGPIPSKYLIPKKINLMVYTLFQVHTLKFNRKDYDILSLFYLNRGYYSELSFRVLERCYETASSRPNDSSTMRTFTNFVSGTPIVRSLQKSTIRKYGYNLAPYMFLLLHVNELSIFSAYQASLPGGKKVDTERLKRDLCPRKPTEIKYFSQICNDMMNKKDGLGDILHIILRACALNFGAGPRGGAGEEEDLSVANEQSVIPSVDEHGLKVCKLRSPNTPRRLRKTLDAVKALLVSSCACTAKDLDIFDDNNGVAMWKWIKILYHEVAQETALKDSYRITLVPSSDGISVCGKLFNREYVRSFYFACKAQFDNLWEELNNCFYMPTVVDIASLILRNRDVLFREPKRGIDEYLENDSFLQMIPVKYREIVLPKLRRDTNKMTAALKNKVAVAIDELTVPLMWMIHFAVGYPYRYPELQLLAFAGPQRNVYVDDITRRIQLYTDYNKNGSSEPRLKTLDGLTSDYLFYFVTVLRQMQICALGNSYDAFKHDPWMDVVGFEDPNQVTNRDTSRIVLYSYMFLNTAKGCLVEYATFRQYMRELPKNAPQKLNFREMRQGLIALGRHCVGSRFETDLYESATSELMANHSVQTGRNIYGVDSFSLTSVSGTTATLLQERASERWIQWLGLERDYHCSFSSTRNARDVVAAVAGEASSDHHQNFLSATRKRPREPKSTNDILVAGRKLFGRSFEFRDLHQLRLCYEIYMADTPSVAVQASPGYGKTELFHLPLIALASKSDVKHVSFLFVPYTVLLANCMIRLRRGGCLNVATVRNFIEEGYDGVTDLYVGIYDDLASANFTDRIAGWDNIVECTFRTNNVKLGYLIVDEFHNLETEVYRQPQFGGIRNLDFDAFEKAIFLSGTAPEAVADAALQRIGLTGLSKKSMDINELKRSEDLSRGLSSYPTQMFNLIKEKSEVPLGHVHKIWKKVESPPEEALKLLLALFETEPESKAIVIASTTKQVEELACSWREYFKVVWIHGKLGAAEKVSRTEEFVTDGGMRVLIGTKLVTEGIDIKELMMVITLDNRLNIIELIQGVGRLREGGLCYLLSRKNSWAARNRRGELSPIKEGCITEQVREFYGLESKKGKKGQHVGCCGSRTTCRQTQWN
- the SMKI07G0010 gene encoding uncharacterized protein; this encodes MEQLAESKTEVLQYFLNWDEKKCQEEWEAKDDTVVVEALEKLGVFQRLRSMTSAGLQGPQYVKLQFCRHHQQLRNRYELSLGMHLREQIALGVIPSKPPHWTPFLSMLIGLFYNKIFRQKLEYLLEQISEVWLLPHWLDLANVEVLAADNTKYHCTC
- the SMKI07G0020 gene encoding uncharacterized protein, whose product is MSVAGWNLLLSAFPPVLESSLVLAVVLAVGSSTSPGVGAGGGNSTSPSIGAGGGNSTSPSIGAGGGNSTSPSIGAGGGNSTSPSIGTISSISTSPSIGAGGGNSTSPSIGAGGGNSTSPSIGAGGGNSTSPSIGAGGGNSTSP